Below is a window of Haloterrigena alkaliphila DNA.
TCGGGGCCGACGGTTCGGCCGCGGACGCGGACTCGACGCCGGAGTCGGACGACGACTCGGCGCCGGCCCTCGAGGTGATTCACCTCAACCGCGTCCTCGAGGACGAGGGGCTCTACACGGAGGTCGACGCCGACCGCGAGAGCAAGGTGGCCGACCTCGACGCGCTCGCGACCTGGCTCGAGGGCCGCGACGACGTCCTGATCGAATCCCACCTCGCCCACCACTTCGCGGTCGATCGGGTCGCCGTGTTGCGGTGTGACCCGGACACGCTCGAGGAACGACTGCTCGAGCGCGGCGAGACCGAAGCGAAGGCGACCGAAAACGC
It encodes the following:
- a CDS encoding adenylate kinase family protein, with the protein product MRVAVTGTPGTGKTTASELLESRFGADGSAADADSTPESDDDSAPALEVIHLNRVLEDEGLYTEVDADRESKVADLDALATWLEGRDDVLIESHLAHHFAVDRVAVLRCDPDTLEERLLERGETEAKATENAESEALDVILSEAVDEHGLESVYEIDTTEREPADVADALEAVVTGEREPSAGDVDFVGYLT